The following are from one region of the Synechococcus sp. CBW1108 genome:
- a CDS encoding YraN family protein, producing MPRTAARRQGDWAEQRVLRLLQQRGWRLLARQWTCRWGELDLVLEKAGRLLLVEVKGRRRCGPDGWGVAALHRGKRLRLERAWACWLAAHPDWAASAVELVFALVPLAPARGPVRWLRLDH from the coding sequence ATGCCCCGCACCGCTGCGCGCCGCCAGGGGGACTGGGCTGAGCAGCGGGTTCTGCGCTTGCTGCAGCAGCGGGGCTGGCGCCTGCTGGCGCGCCAGTGGACCTGCCGCTGGGGCGAGCTGGATCTGGTGCTGGAAAAGGCCGGCCGGCTGCTGCTGGTGGAGGTGAAGGGCCGCCGCCGCTGCGGACCCGATGGCTGGGGTGTGGCGGCCCTGCATCGGGGTAAGCGCCTGAGGCTGGAGCGGGCCTGGGCCTGCTGGCTGGCAGCCCATCCCGACTGGGCCGCCAGCGCAGTGGAGCTGGTTTTCGCCCTGGTGCCCCTGGCCCCGGCCAGGGGGCCAGTGCGTTGGCTGCGGCTCGATCACTGA
- the ispE gene encoding 4-(cytidine 5'-diphospho)-2-C-methyl-D-erythritol kinase, translated as MADLCVRAPAKINLHLEVLGLRPDGFHELAMVMQSIDLADRLWLRPSADGQISLRCDQPELPTDGTNLIVQAAELLRARSGLVELGAELVLEKRIPIGAGLAGGSSNGAAALVGLNALWGLGFRAEALQAMAAELGSDMPFCLDGGTQFCFGRGERLEPLELQAPLKLALLLVKHPQVSVSTPWAYGRCQALRGDFYLQSEGEFEQRRQALRQGPLSQSLLRGLVQGTPLPPLRNDLQAVVEAEVESVRQGLALLRQAQPLAVAMSGSGPSLFALFPSLEQAQAAHAALADELGQGGFRAWCCSFSSRGVSLER; from the coding sequence ATGGCTGATCTCTGTGTGCGGGCGCCCGCCAAGATCAATCTGCACCTGGAGGTGTTGGGCCTCCGGCCCGACGGCTTCCACGAGCTGGCAATGGTCATGCAGTCGATCGATCTGGCCGATCGCCTCTGGTTGCGCCCCAGCGCCGACGGCCAGATCAGCCTCCGCTGCGACCAACCAGAGCTGCCCACCGATGGCACCAACCTGATCGTGCAGGCGGCGGAGCTGCTGCGGGCCCGCTCGGGCCTGGTGGAGCTGGGGGCGGAGCTGGTGCTGGAGAAGCGCATCCCCATCGGCGCCGGCCTGGCAGGGGGCTCCAGCAACGGGGCGGCCGCCCTGGTGGGTCTCAATGCCCTCTGGGGCCTGGGCTTTCGGGCAGAGGCCCTCCAAGCCATGGCGGCCGAGCTGGGTTCGGACATGCCGTTCTGCCTCGATGGCGGCACCCAGTTCTGTTTTGGCCGGGGCGAGCGGCTGGAGCCGCTGGAGCTCCAGGCCCCCCTGAAGCTGGCGCTGCTGCTGGTCAAACATCCCCAGGTGAGTGTCAGCACGCCCTGGGCCTATGGCCGCTGCCAGGCGCTGCGGGGCGACTTTTACCTCCAAAGCGAAGGTGAATTTGAGCAGCGCCGCCAAGCCCTGCGCCAGGGGCCGCTGTCCCAATCCCTCCTGCGGGGCCTGGTTCAGGGCACGCCATTGCCGCCCCTGCGCAACGATCTGCAGGCAGTGGTCGAAGCCGAAGTGGAGAGCGTGCGCCAGGGCCTGGCCCTGTTGCGCCAGGCACAGCCTCTAGCCGTGGCGATGAGCGGCTCGGGGCCCAGCCTGTTTGCCCTCTTCCCCAGCCTGGAGCAGGCCCAGGCGGCCCATGCCGCCCTGGCTGACGAACTCGGGCAGGGCGGTTTTAGGGCCTGGTGCTGCAGCTTCAGCAGCCGGGGTGTCAGCCTGGAGCGGTGA
- a CDS encoding DUF3082 domain-containing protein: MIDPAPSAAPPAERPRKGPLSFLSGSLTAGLLAWLALGLSQRLVGYYALHPPRYSSAIAQSIATALKTLIVGMSFLATFSFAFIALGLALVFLRSLVPGSASSAGEVEKSP, translated from the coding sequence GTGATCGATCCTGCCCCCAGCGCCGCCCCCCCTGCCGAGCGACCCCGCAAGGGGCCGCTGAGCTTCCTGTCGGGTTCGCTGACCGCCGGGTTGCTGGCCTGGCTGGCCCTGGGACTCAGCCAGAGGCTGGTGGGCTACTACGCCCTCCACCCCCCCCGCTACAGCTCGGCGATTGCCCAGAGCATCGCCACTGCCCTCAAAACCCTGATTGTGGGCATGTCCTTTCTGGCCACCTTCAGCTTCGCCTTTATCGCCCTGGGCCTGGCCCTGGTTTTCCTGCGCAGCCTGGTGCCGGGATCGGCATCAAGCGCTGGCGAAGTTGAGAAAAGTCCCTAA
- a CDS encoding glycosyltransferase, which produces MSVALASFNGERHLESQLDSLARQSALPLELVIADDRSTDGTAAIAAEFARTAPFPVHFTVNPERLGYTRNFLAAARSCRGCYIAFCDQDDIWVPEKLARVAAALARSPRQLDLVLHTCSLLRGEEVDPEIFPAYLQRPGTFAPLELNPLCIVPGHSIVAHRHLVELASRFLDLLPEGVFVGRGHDDLTYFLGTVAGTTEVLDAPLVLWRQHSGNTCGVPRSAGLTRPEVQPHLQFLTSHAAKWSALAQALGELANNGDATFSSGLARASGFFESRARFFTMRGHVSDPAVAYGSRIKALFGAHLTSRRVRGSGRREGLRNLLRDLASLLLGPQRLER; this is translated from the coding sequence ATTTCAGTAGCCCTTGCCAGTTTCAACGGCGAGCGTCACCTGGAGTCCCAACTGGACTCCCTGGCTCGCCAGAGTGCACTGCCACTGGAACTGGTCATTGCCGATGACCGATCCACGGATGGCACCGCGGCGATCGCGGCCGAATTTGCGCGCACAGCGCCATTTCCAGTTCACTTCACCGTGAACCCCGAGCGTCTTGGCTACACCCGCAACTTTCTCGCAGCGGCCCGCTCCTGCCGCGGTTGCTATATCGCTTTCTGCGACCAGGATGACATCTGGGTGCCTGAGAAGCTCGCGCGGGTGGCGGCTGCACTTGCCAGATCCCCCCGTCAGCTGGATCTGGTCCTCCACACCTGCAGCCTGCTGCGCGGAGAGGAGGTGGATCCTGAAATTTTCCCGGCCTACCTGCAGCGCCCGGGCACCTTTGCCCCCCTGGAGCTGAATCCCCTATGCATTGTTCCGGGTCATTCGATCGTGGCCCATCGTCACCTGGTCGAACTGGCTAGCCGTTTTCTCGACCTGCTGCCAGAAGGTGTCTTCGTGGGGCGCGGCCATGACGACCTCACCTATTTTCTAGGTACGGTTGCAGGTACTACCGAGGTGTTGGATGCTCCGCTTGTGCTGTGGAGGCAACATTCTGGCAACACCTGTGGGGTGCCCAGATCTGCGGGCCTCACCAGGCCAGAGGTCCAACCCCACCTGCAATTTTTAACGAGTCACGCAGCCAAATGGTCAGCCCTCGCCCAGGCGCTGGGCGAGCTGGCAAATAATGGCGATGCCACCTTCTCAAGCGGTTTGGCCAGAGCCTCAGGCTTTTTTGAGTCTCGGGCCCGGTTTTTCACGATGAGGGGCCACGTCAGTGACCCTGCTGTCGCCTATGGCTCCCGCATCAAGGCCCTGTTTGGCGCCCACCTGACTTCGAGACGCGTGCGTGGGTCGGGGCGCCGCGAGGGACTGCGGAACCTTCTGCGCGATCTGGCGTCCCTGCTGCTTGGCCCCCAGCGACTGGAGCGTTAG
- a CDS encoding pyruvate dehydrogenase complex E1 component subunit beta, translating into MAETLLFNALREAIDEEMARDPHVCVMGEDVGQYGGSYKVTKDLYEKYGELRVLDTPIAENSFAGMAVGAAMTGLRPIVEGMNMGFLLLAFNQISNNMGMLRYTSGGNFTIPTVVRGPGGVGRQLGAEHSQRLEAYFHAVPGIKIVAVSTPTNAKGLMKAAIRDNNPVLFFEHVLLYNLSETIPEGDYICALDQAEVVQQGSDLTILTYSRMRHHCLKAVKQLEQEGVSVELIDLVSLKPFDMETISRSIRKTHRVIVVEECMKTGGIGAELLALITEQCFDDLDGRPIRLSSQDIPTPYNGTLENLTIIQPHQIVEAAQQLIAGRL; encoded by the coding sequence GTGGCAGAAACCCTGCTGTTCAATGCCCTCCGCGAAGCCATCGACGAGGAGATGGCCCGCGACCCCCACGTCTGCGTGATGGGTGAGGACGTCGGCCAGTACGGCGGCTCCTACAAGGTGACCAAGGACCTCTACGAGAAGTACGGCGAACTGCGGGTGCTGGATACGCCGATTGCCGAAAATTCCTTCGCCGGCATGGCCGTGGGCGCCGCCATGACGGGCCTGCGCCCGATTGTGGAGGGAATGAATATGGGTTTCCTGCTGCTGGCCTTCAACCAGATCTCCAACAACATGGGCATGCTGCGCTACACCAGCGGCGGCAACTTCACCATTCCCACCGTGGTGCGCGGCCCCGGCGGGGTGGGTCGCCAGCTTGGGGCTGAGCACAGCCAGCGGCTCGAGGCCTACTTCCACGCGGTGCCAGGCATCAAAATCGTGGCAGTTAGCACCCCCACCAATGCCAAGGGCCTGATGAAGGCGGCGATCCGCGATAACAACCCGGTGCTCTTCTTTGAGCACGTTCTGCTTTACAACCTCTCTGAAACCATTCCCGAAGGGGACTATATCTGTGCCCTTGACCAGGCTGAAGTTGTTCAGCAGGGCAGCGATCTGACGATTCTCACCTACTCCCGCATGCGCCACCACTGTCTCAAGGCCGTCAAGCAGCTGGAGCAGGAAGGTGTGTCAGTTGAGCTGATCGATCTGGTCAGCCTTAAACCCTTTGATATGGAGACGATCTCTCGCTCTATCCGCAAGACCCACCGGGTGATCGTGGTGGAGGAGTGCATGAAAACCGGTGGCATCGGCGCCGAACTGCTTGCCCTGATCACCGAGCAATGTTTCGATGATCTCGATGGCCGACCGATCCGCTTGTCCTCCCAGGACATACCCACCCCCTACAACGGCACCCTGGAAAACCTCACGATCATCCAGCCCCATCAGATTGTTGAGGCTGCCCAGCAACTGATCGCTGGTCGGCTCTGA
- the secD gene encoding protein translocase subunit SecD, whose product MARQQGWFALILALTIAAGSLLFSWNTPETPLGQRLGLDLRGGSQLTLQVLPAGSVKVVQKEQLDAVKEVLDRRINGLGVAESTLQTVGDNQLVLQLPGEQDPTRAATVLGSTALLEFRAQKPGTEQRMQELLGLKRQATALLASLKAPAAEAKQADRDQLEADLSRINTDIISLYEPAQLTGKDLVTAGRQQQQSGSSWEVTLSFNKQGGDRFAQLTQSIAGSGRLLGIVLDGRSISEASVGPEFKAAGISGGSASITGNFSAEEARDLEVQLRGGSLPLPVKILEVRTVGPSLGAENIRTSLLAALSGLLLVAVFMVVVYRLAGVVAVFALSLYGLFNLAAYALIPVTLTLPGIAGFILSLGMAVDANVLIFERIKEELRSGNTLIRSIETGFSLAFSSILDGQVTTLISCVALFALGTGFVKGFAVTLGIGVLLSLFSALTCTRTLLRVVLSYPALRRIDYFLPLSQRSEGVA is encoded by the coding sequence ATGGCCCGCCAACAAGGGTGGTTTGCCCTGATCCTGGCGCTGACGATTGCCGCTGGATCCCTGCTGTTCAGCTGGAATACGCCCGAGACCCCCCTGGGCCAACGCCTGGGCCTGGACTTGCGCGGTGGCAGCCAGTTGACCCTGCAGGTGCTGCCAGCCGGCAGTGTCAAGGTGGTGCAGAAGGAGCAGCTTGATGCCGTCAAGGAGGTGCTCGATCGCCGCATCAATGGTCTGGGTGTGGCCGAGTCAACCCTCCAGACCGTGGGCGACAACCAGCTGGTGCTACAGCTGCCCGGAGAGCAGGATCCAACCCGGGCTGCCACCGTGTTGGGCAGCACCGCCCTGCTCGAGTTCCGCGCCCAGAAGCCCGGCACCGAGCAGCGCATGCAGGAACTGCTGGGCCTCAAGCGCCAGGCAACAGCCCTGCTGGCGAGCCTCAAAGCTCCTGCAGCAGAAGCCAAGCAGGCCGATCGCGACCAGCTGGAGGCCGACCTCAGCCGCATCAATACCGACATCATCAGCCTCTATGAGCCCGCCCAGCTCACCGGCAAGGATCTGGTCACAGCCGGTCGCCAGCAGCAGCAAAGCGGCAGTTCCTGGGAGGTAACCCTCAGCTTCAACAAGCAGGGGGGCGACCGCTTTGCCCAGCTCACCCAGTCGATCGCCGGCAGCGGACGGCTGCTGGGCATCGTGCTGGATGGCCGCTCCATCAGTGAGGCCAGCGTGGGCCCCGAGTTCAAAGCCGCTGGCATCAGTGGTGGTTCGGCCAGCATCACCGGCAACTTCAGCGCTGAGGAGGCCCGCGATCTGGAGGTTCAGCTGCGCGGAGGCTCCCTGCCCCTGCCGGTGAAGATCCTCGAGGTGCGCACCGTGGGGCCCTCCCTTGGTGCTGAAAATATCCGCACCAGCCTGCTGGCTGCCCTCAGCGGCCTGCTGCTGGTGGCCGTTTTCATGGTGGTTGTCTATCGCCTGGCAGGTGTTGTGGCCGTCTTTGCCCTCTCCCTCTACGGCCTGTTCAACCTGGCCGCCTACGCCCTAATTCCGGTGACCCTAACCCTGCCAGGAATAGCAGGCTTCATCCTCTCGCTTGGTATGGCGGTTGATGCCAACGTGCTGATATTTGAGCGGATCAAGGAGGAGCTGCGCTCCGGCAACACCCTGATCCGCTCGATCGAAACGGGCTTCTCCCTGGCTTTTTCATCGATCCTTGATGGCCAGGTAACCACCTTGATCAGCTGTGTGGCCCTATTTGCCCTAGGCACCGGTTTTGTTAAGGGTTTTGCGGTGACCCTGGGCATCGGTGTGCTGCTCAGCCTGTTCAGCGCCCTCACCTGCACCCGCACCCTGTTGCGCGTGGTGTTGAGCTATCCGGCCCTACGCCGGATTGATTATTTTCTGCCCCTGTCGCAGCGTTCCGAGGGAGTGGCCTGA
- the secF gene encoding protein translocase subunit SecF — protein sequence MLAFRVNRQRRLLWLLSLVALLLSLLGMAISWSRPGIGAPLRPGLDFTGGTQIQIERRCESSCPALSVAALEGSLASLKLPAEPGQLAPSLAGGAVQLLDGGRSVVLRLPSLSPDQAQVVLTNLERQLGDTVPGGLSVDTIGPSLGPQLLRASLISLLVSFMGISLYISFRYDRIYALLALLCLAHDVLITCGLFAWLGLLAGVEVNSLFAVALLTIAGYSVNDTVVIFDRIREKRSQLKDLPLADQADEAVISTLTRSIYTSLTTLLPLLALIFFGGSTLFWFSVALSFGIMVGAWSSIAVAPTLLPVLSRR from the coding sequence ATGCTTGCTTTTCGCGTCAACCGTCAGCGTCGCCTGCTCTGGCTGCTTTCGCTAGTGGCCCTGCTGCTCAGCCTGCTTGGCATGGCGATCAGCTGGAGCAGGCCCGGCATTGGCGCTCCGCTGCGGCCAGGCCTGGATTTCACCGGCGGCACCCAGATCCAGATTGAGCGCCGTTGCGAATCCAGCTGCCCTGCCCTCAGCGTGGCAGCCCTGGAGGGATCCTTGGCAAGCCTGAAACTTCCAGCCGAGCCCGGCCAGCTGGCCCCTTCCCTAGCTGGAGGGGCGGTGCAGTTGCTCGATGGAGGCCGATCGGTGGTGCTGCGGCTACCCAGCCTGAGCCCGGATCAGGCCCAGGTTGTGCTGACCAACCTGGAGCGCCAGCTAGGAGACACGGTGCCAGGCGGACTGTCGGTGGACACCATTGGCCCCTCCCTGGGCCCCCAGCTGCTGAGGGCGAGTTTGATATCACTGCTGGTGAGTTTTATGGGCATTTCCCTATACATCAGCTTTCGCTACGACCGCATCTACGCCCTGCTGGCTCTGCTGTGCCTAGCCCATGACGTGCTTATAACCTGCGGTCTGTTTGCCTGGCTGGGTCTGCTGGCGGGGGTTGAGGTCAATAGCCTTTTCGCCGTGGCCCTGCTCACCATCGCTGGCTACTCGGTGAATGACACGGTGGTGATCTTTGATCGAATCCGTGAAAAGCGCTCCCAGCTCAAGGATCTACCCCTGGCAGACCAGGCCGATGAGGCCGTGATCAGCACCCTGACCCGATCGATCTACACCTCGCTTACCACCCTGCTGCCCCTGCTTGCTTTGATCTTCTTCGGGGGTAGCACCCTCTTCTGGTTTTCAGTAGCCCTCAGCTTTGGCATCATGGTGGGTGCCTGGTCGAGTATCGCTGTAGCACCTACCCTCCTGCCGGTTTTGAGCCGTCGCTGA
- a CDS encoding glycosyltransferase: MTNIRVLILNNYPMDRVVQEVDLKETPDQVLFGVNRIHEYGFEPIFLPYPAIGRWSKFQTLLGRFRIPLELGDLQQQMLALQLSSQADLVYAPCGSQTHLLQYLRALGLYKVPIVTLMHHSFLKGKLDFLRNWQRSLFIRGADKLPCLSKALTKDLRGIGANHTKLALLEWGTDLEFYGPWQPPGFGVIATGRTGRDFLTFAKAIAQSRCHGTVIGLQGQLDNPIFHTSSNLKIIEARNEQPVPGENRGWLKYPELCQHMRNHGAIAIPLFAQRNLAGLTSLMDVLGLGRAVLMTRNRHIDIDIEAEGIGFWLEPGDVDGWVQCLNWVQDHPGEIQDMGRRARKMAEGKYGSHHFSTRLAKLLKSVL; this comes from the coding sequence ATGACCAACATACGCGTCCTGATACTAAACAATTACCCGATGGATAGGGTTGTTCAAGAGGTCGATCTAAAGGAGACCCCGGATCAAGTCTTGTTCGGTGTGAACCGAATACATGAATACGGATTCGAGCCCATCTTCCTACCCTATCCAGCCATCGGAAGATGGTCAAAATTTCAAACACTGCTAGGTAGATTCCGCATACCACTAGAGCTTGGTGATCTGCAACAGCAGATGCTGGCACTGCAGCTTTCATCCCAAGCCGATTTAGTTTATGCACCATGCGGCTCCCAGACCCATTTGCTTCAATATTTACGCGCCTTGGGGCTATATAAAGTACCGATCGTTACATTAATGCACCATAGCTTTCTCAAAGGAAAGCTTGATTTTCTGCGAAACTGGCAGAGAAGCCTGTTCATCCGTGGAGCTGACAAGTTACCTTGCCTAAGCAAGGCGCTTACGAAAGACTTGAGGGGAATAGGCGCCAATCATACTAAGTTAGCGCTATTGGAATGGGGTACTGATCTCGAATTCTACGGGCCTTGGCAACCGCCTGGTTTTGGTGTAATCGCAACAGGGCGCACTGGCCGTGATTTCTTGACCTTTGCAAAAGCAATAGCCCAATCCCGTTGCCATGGAACGGTGATTGGCCTGCAAGGCCAGCTTGATAATCCGATTTTCCATACTAGCTCAAATCTCAAGATAATAGAGGCCCGTAACGAACAGCCTGTTCCTGGGGAGAATCGGGGTTGGCTAAAGTATCCAGAACTTTGCCAGCACATGCGAAACCATGGGGCAATTGCAATTCCATTATTTGCCCAGCGCAACCTCGCAGGGCTAACGAGTCTCATGGATGTTCTTGGCCTAGGGAGGGCGGTTCTGATGACACGCAACCGTCACATTGACATTGATATCGAAGCAGAAGGCATTGGCTTTTGGCTGGAACCAGGGGATGTTGACGGCTGGGTGCAATGCCTCAACTGGGTACAGGACCATCCAGGCGAGATACAGGATATGGGAAGGAGGGCAAGAAAGATGGCAGAGGGAAAATATGGATCACATCATTTTTCGACCCGATTGGCAAAGCTCCTAAAGTCTGTCCTCTAG
- a CDS encoding DUF563 domain-containing protein: protein MRIQRGLLLRRLIRFCVRPFAFLLFPRIPGSSLKFGPPRHFSETFNEWLANNRSDINAKYLEIFPSITYKLTKALCITQKKPKNLEKRHQITLKKQFVAEIPKGRVVGIEPFVITGDDTILGDLSMAYKPYMYDIFFASKLPRLVKIAGPVLVLAGAPGSNYGHWLHQMLPRLELACKAGWKPRDFEKIIINSTSNNFAIESLLAVGCDENQLIQTFPDMHLQSTHLVVPSVPEAGNPPEWISDYLRRTYGKPVSKPSRRIYTSRANAKWRRIVNEAQLYPILSEFGFEIIFPEKFNFIDGVRLYENAEVVCGMHGANLANISFCLPGARLIEIYNPQHPETYYWATATGAKLNYSFLLGEGPVEDWPDNAQWASGNRLDTVVCPEKLRDTLIACGL from the coding sequence ATGAGAATACAAAGAGGTCTGCTTCTAAGGCGGCTTATACGCTTTTGTGTTCGCCCATTTGCATTTTTATTATTTCCAAGAATCCCTGGATCGTCGCTTAAATTTGGTCCACCTAGGCATTTCTCGGAAACCTTTAATGAGTGGCTTGCAAACAATCGCAGCGATATTAACGCCAAGTATCTAGAAATTTTCCCGTCAATTACATACAAATTAACAAAAGCCCTATGCATTACTCAAAAAAAGCCCAAGAATCTTGAAAAAAGACATCAAATTACATTAAAAAAGCAGTTTGTAGCCGAGATTCCTAAGGGGAGGGTTGTGGGAATAGAACCCTTTGTTATTACAGGTGATGATACGATCCTAGGCGATCTATCTATGGCCTATAAACCTTATATGTATGACATCTTCTTCGCTTCTAAACTGCCAAGACTGGTAAAGATAGCAGGGCCCGTTCTAGTTTTAGCAGGTGCACCTGGATCAAATTATGGCCACTGGCTCCATCAGATGTTGCCTAGACTCGAACTTGCATGTAAAGCTGGCTGGAAGCCAAGGGATTTTGAAAAAATTATCATAAATTCAACTAGCAATAACTTTGCAATTGAAAGTCTGTTAGCTGTAGGCTGTGACGAAAATCAACTTATACAGACCTTTCCAGATATGCATTTACAGTCAACACATTTGGTAGTGCCATCAGTCCCCGAAGCGGGAAATCCTCCGGAATGGATATCTGACTATTTGAGAAGAACTTATGGAAAACCAGTATCCAAACCAAGTCGCCGTATTTACACAAGTCGTGCTAACGCAAAGTGGAGAAGGATTGTAAATGAAGCACAATTATATCCGATTCTTAGTGAATTCGGATTTGAAATAATATTTCCAGAAAAATTTAATTTTATCGATGGAGTTAGGCTTTATGAGAACGCAGAAGTCGTATGCGGCATGCATGGAGCAAACTTAGCAAACATATCATTTTGCCTGCCTGGAGCCAGATTAATTGAAATCTATAACCCTCAGCATCCAGAAACCTATTACTGGGCTACAGCAACAGGCGCAAAGCTTAATTATTCTTTTCTCCT